A section of the Polynucleobacter sp. AP-Jannik-300A-C4 genome encodes:
- the flgA gene encoding flagellar basal body P-ring formation chaperone FlgA, which translates to MRLLGFALFAYLVQFLAAFSVQAALPPDVEASMKRFIQKSPSVNGLRVEVQLVEPNQVIPACLGGSIEILTPPGVRLWGRSTLQLRCAKASWMVNVPVNIHAYGDYVVASRYLAFGQKIENGDIRVIEGDLTTLPDDVLRTPRAAYEKVLSRSLQMGSPIGLNDLKESSVIKVGDPVLIQLVGKGFQVSGEGTAQTAGMIGDMVRVRLMDGQVLQGKVLRPGVIGVNVE; encoded by the coding sequence ATGCGCTTGCTCGGCTTTGCTCTATTCGCATACCTAGTTCAATTTCTTGCGGCATTTAGTGTTCAGGCTGCCTTGCCTCCCGATGTGGAGGCGTCCATGAAGCGCTTCATTCAAAAAAGCCCTAGTGTGAATGGTCTGCGTGTTGAGGTGCAACTGGTGGAGCCAAATCAGGTGATTCCGGCCTGCTTAGGGGGTTCTATTGAGATATTGACCCCTCCCGGTGTGCGGCTCTGGGGTAGAAGTACTTTGCAATTGCGCTGTGCCAAGGCCTCTTGGATGGTCAATGTGCCTGTCAATATCCACGCTTATGGGGATTATGTAGTGGCTAGCCGCTACCTTGCTTTTGGGCAAAAAATCGAAAATGGCGATATTCGGGTGATTGAGGGGGATTTAACTACCTTGCCCGATGATGTCTTGAGGACCCCTCGAGCTGCCTACGAAAAGGTATTGAGTCGCTCGCTACAAATGGGGTCACCAATTGGGCTAAACGATTTAAAGGAATCATCCGTAATAAAGGTAGGAGATCCTGTTTTGATCCAATTAGTGGGTAAGGGATTTCAGGTATCGGGAGAAGGAACTGCCCAAACCGCCGGAATGATAGGTGATATGGTGCGTGTGCGCCTGATGGACGGTCAGGTCTTGCAAGGCAAGGTTTTAAGGCCGGGCGTGATCGGGGTTAATGTAGAGTGA
- the flgM gene encoding flagellar biosynthesis anti-sigma factor FlgM, which translates to MKINENAPLIPPNSGVAKPTPGSNSAAVNNTAAKANADVVSGPAVNLDISLTAKLAEVQNDSKASKASDEALIEKLRAKVAAGEFEIDYKKISQAMLKDVVAAIGQKPNRA; encoded by the coding sequence ATGAAGATTAATGAGAATGCACCACTGATTCCACCAAATTCAGGAGTGGCTAAACCCACACCAGGCTCAAACTCGGCTGCTGTAAATAACACTGCTGCTAAAGCCAATGCTGATGTAGTTTCTGGTCCAGCTGTTAATTTAGATATCAGCCTGACTGCAAAGTTGGCTGAAGTTCAAAATGATTCCAAGGCAAGTAAAGCAAGCGACGAAGCTTTGATTGAAAAGTTGCGCGCTAAAGTTGCTGCTGGTGAATTTGAGATTGATTACAAGAAAATCTCTCAAGCGATGCTCAAAGATGTCGTTGCAGCAATTGGTCAAAAGCCCAATCGCGCATAA